The following are encoded together in the Lathyrus oleraceus cultivar Zhongwan6 chromosome 3, CAAS_Psat_ZW6_1.0, whole genome shotgun sequence genome:
- the LOC127125591 gene encoding transcription repressor OFP15: protein MVKKKTLNLSSLLKNTDLKYSSSWPWPYCHQPKTLSFRAENNQDDINNTFKIINSAYLEPSDESVSPKASLGESGKTDSTEPVIRGLPSDRFFFEPDETNSILEANSKVVAQSETTQGLPFKDSVVLSMESQDPYVDFRKSMEEMVEAHEVKDWECLQGLLCWYLKVNEKNNHGYIVGAFVDLLVGLAFASTSSSFSSSSSSSSHSPFSPLSFYSSSLSSSYSTRCASCSMAREEEVDTPSSSLLLEQVREESDGENEVEVSDIKASTSSSSSSTSNSY from the coding sequence atggtgaagaaaaaAACATTGAACCTCTCTTCTCTTCTCAAAAACACAGACCTCAAATATTCATCTTCATGGCCATGGCCTTATTGTCACCAACCAAAAACACTTTCTTTCAGAGCTGAAAATAACCAAGATGACATTAACAACACATTCAAAATCATCAACTCGGCTTACTTGGAGCCTTCTGATGAATCTGTTTCTCCGAAAGCTTCTCTTGGTGAATCCGGAAAAACCGATTCGACAGAACCCGTGATTCGCGGGTTACCGTCTGATCGGTTTTTCTTTGAGCCGGATGAGACTAACTCTATTTTAGAAGCTAATAGTAAAGTGGTTGCACAAAGTGAAACCACTCAAGGTTTGCCTTTCAAAGATAGTGTTGTGTTGTCTATGGAATCTCAAGATCCTTATGTGGATTTTCGAAAGTCTATGGAGGAAATGGTGGAAGCTCATGAGGTTAAAGATTGGGAGTGTCTTCAAGGACTTTTGTGTTGGTATTTGAAGGTCAATGAGAAAAACAATCATGGCTATATTGTTGGTGCTTTTGTTGATTTATTGGTTGGTCTTGCATTTGCTTCGACTTcatcttcattttcttcttcGTCTTCATCGTCTTCTCATTCTCCTTTTTCTCCTTTATCGTTTTATAGTTCTTCTTTGTCTTCCTCTTATAGCACTCGGTGTGCTTCGTGTTCTATGGCTCGTGAAGAAGAGGTCGATACTCCTAGTTCATCTTTGTTGTTAGAACAAGTTAGGGAGGAATCTGATGGCGAAAATGAAGTTGAAGTTTCAGATATCAAAGCTTCAACTTCATCttcgtcatcatcaacatcaaaTAGTTATTAA